Proteins encoded together in one Streptomyces sp. DH-12 window:
- a CDS encoding DEAD/DEAH box helicase: MRPTLEAQGLKESLLQYLSTTYALTDEGARESLHRFLGDETSGMFRGPFLRIRTPFTRAGDSWKELLDWRRTDDWTPYAHQARAFERLSSAGGRTPRPTLVTTGTGSGKTESFLYPVLDHCARERDAGHNGVKAVFLYPMNALATDQAQRINDLLCAHDADLGKLRAGLYIGDRAETTYDRVYTRRSDMWVSPPDILITNYKMLDLLLQRSQDAALWNGADIRYVVVDEFHTYDGAQGTDVAMLLRRLAAAVGASEPGNPLGRICPVATSATLASGTDGDGVRQLLDVATQVFGTVFTEDAIIGEDRQSVDEFIPPDDFDPALPDPSPDELALLPDPSLGKTEFADLVETVTGTRDPDPFLLGRNLKRQTLTSAVMQALDGEVRTTGEVLDLMWRRGARSWGKTITERPEVAASALARFVALLAVARDPESTPKRPRPLVQIEVHQWARSVSRLVRGVLPWPKAEFQWDAAGAADRPSEQHARTAPVTTATAGQTANLFLPAVYCRDCGRSGWAVFSPETDDTHVQVDSHKIRRASVSQDKMRVRNLIAATDAEAREGSGAAPMASAGRGTDGGRAVSALSAGRGGQLRVLDGPNRTLRLPDPVRDYAPGDGQPRPATGDSAFVLVNLGETANTAAEEDWCPACGSRNAIRFLGTGAAALAAASVTQLFTGGELDEKQGEDKTLMFNDSVQDAAHRAGFVASRSYTFSLRALFKKHLSEERPTALNDLIADVVAATTDRRTLAAVVPTDLHDIRGVQRLLSGQGRGGDRPTWNLIGERFAFEALMEFGFRSRNGRTLELTRTAAAQVRIADTRAAVALVKGAHLAEEGRHGGLPPVEQDDARYLAFLRILLERLRTRGAIGHKWLDGYLREAGTSRYFIWGKRPVGMRAFPRGVAAPVFLLDQPKTNSEFDFATGRLSWYERWAQRCLDLPREQTAGFWNRLLPELVSAGLLSVRTPADGSLRVYGLQPGAVDVRLLSDDIVNEAFVRCTVCFWEQTVHPELLDQWHGQPCPSYRCRRGRLVAGNRPEELGVHHRDRNYRDDYYRRLYRKAGTYQVVTAEHTGMLTRPERERVEAAFKHGTGFKDPNVLSCTPTLEMGIDIGDLSAVVLAALPRHPANYAQQVGRAGRRTGNAFLLTIPDRSRRDLYFLDQPREMIAGRIVPPGSHLSAIEILRRQYLAHLLDLAARGRLPRPDGKPLAAIPARAPELFGPSGYLADLVEAALAHADQLVDGFLDLFPAGVSDRSRAELRAYATRGLRSAAEEAERQWRRGEEVLRRRLKLIGEAREELHDSDDEQARQKAELDAEHRSVGKRLLSLGLTTAQQALCDLGLLPNYALIDAVTTLNATLYWPEGVDEKTGRETYKSKPRAYERPRRYALSEFAPGNTFYVNGYKHQVTGLEIGTATDPDWRLWRFCQECGYVRTENAEADRSPCPRCGSARIADDGSCLHKVVEPAVVTSRDKREDARISDDKDDREQRYYTVIDAVDIAKEDIEPKTSWRHETQTFGVDFCRTAVVRRVNVGPMRFDAKAEDDFAGHSVRMAPFHVCTGCGAATADGRPVFDHDTDALDSAAARNPKLKHHQPWCPLRRGKNPQEVAQEPVLLAHQLHTEALRVLLPAATVLVDEKIHSFRAALRLGVDQHFGGDPQHLDSTLARMPDHGTGETRHFLVLFDRLPGGTGYLHRLTDPAHFRAALADARRALLTCPCRDEGRVACHRCLHRYTEERHQDTVSRLEALGIINDLLGPVDQDGEPVLDADGRPVDLWKVAQLPSTDLIGLDKQVESDLEARFLAALRTWTGQERDAVLEESSTASGYLRFGQGTNWRLTAQRDMEYTRTDFTFESTDGPKEYVTVYLDGHRYHATRAYNRIAADCDKRNRLRDRNHVVFQLTWDDLELFEKGEAARAEPVWPPYPRSAQDAAKDWYEGMGGARADFAQAMFANPVEALLAYLRDPAKERWGRRARALVAGLMAEPAALAMQADRTQARQALRSALEAYGAGREPSSEKPVTGDGAVLVLRATDAYGLPLLFAVDASDGEEPEAVRWSALAVLDDRDEVLGTDAHKLRWRAWLYWSNLLQFLAFAGGDGVQLAGSRAPAFPVDVLAVTGGVGELDSLIVVHRPGDMPTAERAVVGREAPPVGAGTGTGAAVADAVAEAEAGGSMAERAVAGLLRDAAWDEEILPLLEEDEPDSALTRLARALAEHGKRAPVFGFELGERGWPADFAWQDPGIRIAVLAAPHGEDDEEALRRDKAYADAGWTARTADDWLDDLGSLVGRLPDAS, encoded by the coding sequence GTGAGGCCGACGCTCGAGGCGCAGGGGCTCAAGGAGAGCCTGCTGCAGTACCTGTCGACGACGTACGCGCTGACCGACGAGGGCGCCCGGGAGTCGCTGCACCGGTTCCTGGGGGACGAGACGTCCGGGATGTTCCGGGGGCCGTTCCTGCGGATACGGACGCCGTTCACGCGGGCCGGCGACTCCTGGAAGGAGCTGCTGGACTGGCGGCGGACGGACGACTGGACCCCGTACGCCCACCAGGCCAGGGCGTTCGAGCGGCTGTCGTCGGCCGGCGGCCGCACCCCGCGGCCGACGCTCGTCACGACGGGCACCGGCTCCGGCAAGACGGAGTCGTTCCTCTACCCGGTCCTGGACCACTGCGCCCGCGAGCGCGACGCGGGCCACAACGGCGTCAAGGCCGTGTTCCTGTACCCGATGAACGCCCTCGCCACCGACCAGGCGCAGCGCATCAACGACCTGCTGTGCGCGCACGACGCCGACCTCGGCAAGCTCCGCGCCGGCCTGTACATCGGCGACCGTGCGGAGACGACGTACGACCGGGTGTACACCCGCCGTTCCGACATGTGGGTGTCGCCGCCGGACATCCTGATCACGAACTACAAGATGCTGGACCTGCTGCTCCAGCGCTCCCAGGACGCGGCGCTGTGGAACGGCGCGGACATCCGGTATGTCGTCGTGGACGAGTTCCACACCTACGACGGCGCCCAGGGCACCGACGTGGCGATGCTGCTGCGGCGCCTGGCCGCCGCCGTAGGGGCGTCGGAGCCGGGGAATCCGCTGGGGAGGATCTGCCCGGTCGCCACGTCCGCGACGCTCGCGTCCGGCACGGACGGCGACGGCGTGCGTCAGCTCCTCGACGTCGCCACCCAGGTCTTCGGGACCGTGTTCACCGAGGACGCGATCATCGGTGAGGACCGGCAGAGCGTCGACGAGTTCATTCCCCCGGACGATTTCGACCCGGCGCTGCCGGACCCCTCCCCCGACGAGCTGGCGCTGCTGCCCGACCCGTCCCTCGGGAAGACCGAGTTCGCCGATCTCGTCGAGACGGTGACCGGCACCCGCGACCCGGACCCGTTCCTGCTCGGCCGGAACCTGAAGCGGCAGACGCTCACCTCAGCCGTCATGCAGGCGCTGGACGGCGAGGTCCGCACCACCGGTGAAGTGCTCGACCTGATGTGGCGCAGGGGTGCGCGGTCGTGGGGCAAGACGATCACCGAGCGGCCAGAGGTCGCCGCCTCCGCCCTCGCCCGGTTCGTCGCACTGCTGGCCGTCGCCCGCGACCCGGAGTCCACGCCAAAGCGGCCGCGGCCCCTGGTGCAGATCGAGGTGCACCAGTGGGCCCGCTCGGTCTCCCGCCTCGTACGCGGGGTGCTGCCGTGGCCGAAGGCGGAGTTCCAGTGGGACGCGGCCGGCGCGGCGGACCGGCCAAGCGAGCAGCACGCCCGGACGGCGCCGGTCACCACGGCGACGGCCGGCCAGACCGCGAACCTGTTCCTGCCCGCCGTCTACTGCCGTGACTGCGGCCGTTCGGGCTGGGCGGTGTTCTCCCCGGAGACGGACGACACCCACGTCCAGGTCGACTCGCACAAGATCCGGCGGGCCTCGGTCAGCCAGGACAAGATGCGGGTGCGCAACCTGATCGCGGCGACGGACGCCGAGGCCCGCGAGGGCTCCGGTGCCGCTCCGATGGCGTCGGCCGGCCGCGGGACGGACGGCGGGCGGGCCGTCTCCGCGCTCTCCGCCGGCCGGGGCGGGCAGCTGCGCGTGCTGGACGGACCGAACCGGACGCTGCGGCTGCCCGACCCCGTCAGGGACTACGCGCCCGGGGACGGACAGCCGCGCCCGGCCACCGGTGACTCGGCCTTCGTGCTGGTCAACCTGGGCGAGACGGCGAACACGGCGGCCGAGGAGGACTGGTGCCCGGCGTGCGGCTCGCGCAACGCGATCCGCTTCCTCGGCACGGGTGCGGCGGCGCTCGCCGCAGCCTCGGTGACCCAGCTGTTCACGGGAGGTGAGCTGGACGAGAAGCAGGGCGAGGACAAGACGCTGATGTTCAACGACTCGGTGCAGGACGCCGCGCACCGGGCCGGGTTCGTCGCCTCCCGCTCGTACACCTTCTCCCTGCGCGCCCTGTTCAAGAAGCACCTGTCGGAGGAGCGTCCGACCGCGCTCAACGACCTGATCGCGGACGTCGTCGCGGCCACCACCGACCGCAGGACGCTCGCCGCGGTCGTCCCCACCGACCTGCACGACATCCGGGGCGTCCAGCGGCTGCTGTCCGGCCAGGGACGCGGCGGCGACCGCCCGACGTGGAACCTGATCGGTGAGCGTTTCGCGTTCGAGGCGCTGATGGAGTTCGGGTTCCGCTCCCGCAACGGCCGCACCCTGGAGCTGACCCGGACGGCGGCGGCCCAGGTGCGCATCGCGGACACGCGTGCGGCGGTCGCGCTCGTGAAAGGCGCGCATCTGGCGGAGGAGGGACGGCACGGCGGACTGCCGCCCGTCGAGCAGGACGACGCCCGCTACCTCGCGTTCCTGCGCATCCTCCTGGAGCGGCTGCGCACCAGGGGCGCGATCGGCCACAAGTGGCTGGACGGCTATCTGAGGGAGGCCGGGACCAGCCGCTACTTCATCTGGGGCAAGCGGCCGGTGGGCATGCGCGCCTTCCCCCGCGGTGTCGCGGCCCCGGTGTTCCTCCTGGACCAGCCCAAGACCAACAGCGAGTTCGACTTCGCGACGGGCCGGCTGTCCTGGTACGAACGCTGGGCGCAGCGCTGCCTCGACCTGCCACGCGAGCAGACGGCCGGCTTCTGGAACAGGCTGCTGCCCGAGCTGGTCTCGGCGGGCCTGCTGTCGGTGCGCACCCCGGCCGACGGCAGCCTGCGGGTGTACGGGCTGCAGCCGGGCGCGGTCGACGTGCGGCTCCTTTCCGACGACATCGTCAATGAGGCCTTCGTGCGCTGTACGGTCTGCTTCTGGGAGCAGACGGTCCACCCGGAGCTTCTGGACCAGTGGCACGGGCAGCCGTGCCCGTCGTACCGCTGCCGCCGGGGCCGGCTGGTCGCCGGGAACCGCCCGGAGGAGCTGGGCGTGCACCACCGGGACCGCAACTACCGGGACGACTACTACCGGCGGCTGTACCGCAAGGCGGGCACCTACCAGGTCGTCACCGCCGAGCACACCGGGATGCTCACCCGGCCGGAGCGGGAACGGGTCGAGGCGGCGTTCAAGCACGGCACAGGGTTCAAGGACCCCAACGTGCTGTCGTGCACGCCCACCCTGGAGATGGGCATCGACATCGGCGACCTGTCCGCCGTCGTGCTGGCCGCGCTGCCGCGCCACCCCGCCAACTACGCCCAGCAGGTGGGGCGGGCCGGCCGGCGCACCGGCAACGCGTTCCTGCTGACGATCCCCGACCGCAGCCGCCGCGACCTGTACTTCCTGGACCAGCCGCGCGAGATGATCGCCGGGCGGATCGTGCCGCCGGGCAGCCACCTGTCGGCGATCGAGATCCTGCGCCGCCAGTACCTGGCCCATCTGCTGGACCTGGCCGCGCGCGGGCGCCTGCCGCGCCCCGACGGCAAGCCCCTGGCCGCGATACCGGCCAGGGCCCCCGAGCTGTTCGGCCCCTCCGGCTACCTCGCCGACCTGGTCGAGGCAGCCCTCGCCCACGCCGATCAGCTGGTCGACGGTTTCCTGGACCTGTTCCCCGCAGGGGTGAGCGACCGGTCCCGGGCCGAACTGCGCGCGTACGCCACCCGCGGGCTGCGCAGCGCGGCGGAGGAGGCCGAACGCCAGTGGCGGCGCGGCGAGGAGGTGCTGCGCCGCCGGCTGAAGCTGATCGGCGAGGCGCGCGAGGAACTGCACGACAGCGACGACGAGCAGGCCCGGCAGAAGGCCGAGCTGGACGCCGAGCACCGGTCGGTCGGCAAACGGTTGCTGTCCCTCGGGCTCACCACCGCCCAGCAGGCCCTGTGCGACCTCGGACTGCTGCCGAACTACGCGCTCATCGACGCGGTGACCACGCTGAACGCCACGCTCTACTGGCCGGAGGGCGTCGACGAGAAGACCGGCCGGGAGACGTACAAGTCCAAGCCGCGCGCCTATGAGCGGCCCCGCCGCTACGCGCTGTCCGAGTTCGCGCCGGGCAACACGTTCTACGTCAACGGCTACAAGCACCAGGTCACCGGCCTGGAGATCGGGACCGCCACCGATCCCGACTGGCGGCTGTGGCGGTTCTGCCAGGAGTGCGGATACGTGCGCACGGAGAACGCCGAGGCCGACCGCTCGCCGTGCCCGCGCTGTGGCAGTGCCCGGATCGCGGACGACGGCTCCTGCCTGCACAAGGTCGTCGAGCCCGCCGTCGTCACCTCCCGGGACAAACGCGAGGACGCCCGGATCAGCGACGACAAGGACGACCGGGAGCAGCGGTACTACACGGTGATCGACGCGGTCGACATCGCGAAGGAGGACATCGAGCCGAAGACCTCCTGGCGGCACGAGACGCAGACGTTCGGCGTCGACTTCTGCCGTACGGCCGTCGTCCGGCGGGTGAACGTCGGCCCGATGCGGTTCGACGCGAAGGCGGAGGACGATTTCGCCGGGCACAGCGTGCGGATGGCGCCGTTCCACGTGTGCACGGGCTGCGGCGCGGCGACCGCCGACGGGCGGCCCGTCTTCGACCACGACACCGACGCCCTGGACTCCGCGGCGGCGCGCAATCCGAAGCTGAAGCACCACCAGCCGTGGTGCCCGCTGCGCCGAGGGAAGAACCCGCAGGAGGTGGCGCAGGAACCGGTGCTGCTGGCGCACCAGCTGCACACTGAGGCGCTGCGGGTGCTGCTGCCCGCCGCCACCGTCCTGGTCGACGAGAAGATCCACTCCTTCCGGGCCGCGCTGCGGCTGGGCGTCGACCAGCACTTCGGCGGTGACCCGCAGCACCTGGACTCGACCCTGGCGCGCATGCCCGACCACGGCACCGGTGAGACGCGGCACTTCCTGGTGCTCTTCGACCGTCTGCCGGGCGGCACCGGCTACCTGCACCGGCTCACCGACCCGGCCCACTTCCGGGCGGCGCTCGCCGACGCGCGACGGGCGCTGCTGACGTGCCCGTGCCGCGACGAGGGGCGAGTCGCCTGCCACCGCTGCCTGCACCGCTACACCGAGGAGCGGCACCAGGACACCGTCTCCCGCCTCGAGGCCCTGGGCATCATCAACGACCTGCTAGGGCCGGTCGACCAGGACGGCGAGCCGGTGCTCGACGCGGACGGGCGGCCCGTCGACCTGTGGAAAGTCGCCCAGCTGCCCAGTACGGACCTGATCGGCCTGGACAAGCAGGTCGAGTCCGACCTGGAGGCCCGGTTCCTGGCCGCCCTGCGCACCTGGACCGGCCAGGAGCGGGACGCCGTCCTGGAGGAGAGCAGCACGGCCAGCGGCTACCTGCGCTTCGGCCAGGGCACCAACTGGCGGCTCACCGCGCAGCGGGACATGGAGTACACCCGGACCGACTTCACCTTCGAGTCCACGGACGGCCCCAAGGAGTACGTCACCGTCTACCTCGACGGCCACCGCTACCACGCCACCCGCGCGTACAACCGCATCGCCGCGGACTGCGACAAGCGCAACCGGCTGCGGGACAGGAACCACGTCGTCTTCCAGCTCACCTGGGATGATCTCGAACTGTTCGAGAAGGGCGAGGCGGCGAGGGCCGAGCCGGTCTGGCCGCCGTACCCGCGCAGCGCGCAGGACGCGGCCAAGGACTGGTACGAGGGGATGGGCGGCGCGCGCGCCGACTTCGCGCAGGCCATGTTCGCCAACCCCGTCGAGGCGCTCCTCGCCTACTTGCGCGACCCGGCCAAGGAGCGGTGGGGGCGCCGTGCCAGGGCCCTGGTGGCCGGCCTCATGGCCGAGCCCGCCGCCCTGGCGATGCAGGCGGACCGCACTCAGGCGCGGCAGGCGCTGAGGTCGGCGCTCGAGGCGTACGGCGCGGGCCGAGAGCCGTCGTCCGAGAAGCCGGTCACGGGCGACGGGGCCGTCCTGGTGCTCCGGGCAACCGACGCGTACGGTCTCCCTCTCCTCTTCGCCGTCGACGCGAGCGACGGCGAAGAGCCGGAGGCGGTGCGGTGGAGCGCGCTCGCCGTGCTCGACGACCGTGACGAGGTCCTGGGCACCGACGCGCACAAGCTGCGCTGGCGGGCCTGGCTCTACTGGTCGAACCTGCTGCAGTTCCTCGCGTTCGCCGGCGGGGACGGTGTCCAGCTGGCCGGCAGCCGTGCGCCCGCCTTC